A genomic region of Zea mays cultivar B73 chromosome 6, Zm-B73-REFERENCE-NAM-5.0, whole genome shotgun sequence contains the following coding sequences:
- the LOC100279766 gene encoding mitogen-activated protein kinase 12 isoform X2, whose product MEFFTEYGEASQYQIQEVIGKGSYGVVAAAVDTRTGERVAIKKINDVFEHVSDATRILREIKLLRLLRHPDIVEIKHIMLPPSRREFQDIYVVFELMESDLHQVIKANDDLTPEHHQFFLYQLLRALKYIHAANVFHRDLKPKNILANSDCKLKICDFGLARASFNDAPSAIFWTDYVATRWYRAPELCGSFFSKYTPAIDIWSIGCIFAELLTGRPLFPGKNVVHQLDIITDLLGTPSSETLSRIRNEKARRYLSCMRKKYPVPFTHKFRNADPLALRLLERLLAFDPKDRPTAEEALADPYFASLANVEREPSRHPISKLEFEFERRKLAKDDVRELIYREILEYHPQMLEEHMQGGEQISFLYPSGVDRFKRQFAHLEEHYSKGERGSPLQRKHASLPRERVVVSKDGDTDQHINDQERSADSVARTTVSPPRSEDDDMSDVKSTSLSSRSYLKSASISASKCVVATKKHPEDDGIAEEMEGAVNGLSEKVSRMHS is encoded by the exons ATGGAGTTCTTCACCGAGTACGGAGAGGCAAGCCAGTACCAGATCCAAGAAGTCATTGGTAAAGGCAGCTACGGGGTAGTTGCTGCAGCTGTAGATACCCGCACCGGTGAGCGGGTTGCTATCAAGAAGATCAACGATGTGTTTGAGCATGTCTCGGACGCCACACGCATACTGCGGGAGATCAAGCTCCTTCGGTTGCTTCGTCACCCAGACATAGTTGAGATTAAGCACATCATGCTCCCTCCATCTCGGAGGGAGTTCCAAGATATTTATGTTGTTTTTGAGCTCATGGAGTCTGATCTCCATCAAGTGATCAAGGCCAATGATGACCTCACCCCTGAACATCACCAGTTTTTCCTGTACCAACTTCTTCGTGCTCTCAAGTACATCCATGCTG CTAATGTATTTCATCGTGACCTAAAGCCCAAGAATATACTGGCTAACTCGGACTGCAAACTGAAAATATGTGACTTTGGTCTTGCCCGTGCATCATTTAATGATGCCCCTTCAGCTATATTTTGGACA GATTATGTGGCAACGAGGTGGTACCGGGCACCTGAACTATGTGGTTCTTTTTTCTCCAAA TACACTCCTGCAATTGATATTTGGAGCATTGGGTGCATATTTGCTGAACTTCTCACTGGAAGGCCACTATTTCCTGGGAAGAATGTTGTACACCAATTAGATATTATAACAGATCTTCTTGGAACTCCATCATCTGAGACCTTATCTCGG ATCCGAAATGAGAAGGCCAGGAGATACTTAAGCTGCATGCGGAAAAAATATCCCGTGCCCTTTACTCATAAATTTCGAAATGCCGATCCTTTGGCTCTTCGTCTTTTAGAGCGTTTACTTGCATTTGATCCTAAAGATCGGCCTACTGCAGAAGAG GCTCTAGCTGATCCATACTTTGCATCCCTTGCTAATGTGGAACGTGAGCCATCAAGACACCCAATTTCTAAACTTGAGTTTGAATTTGAAAGAAGGAAGCTGGCCAAAGATGATGTTAGAGAATTGATCTATCGAGAG ATTTTGGAGTATCATCCACAGATGCTGGAGGAGCACATGCAAGGTGGAGAACAGATTAGCTTCCTCTACCCGAG TGGAGTTGATCGGTTCAAACGGCAGTTTGCACATCTTGAGGAGCATTATAGCAAGGGAGAAAGAGGTTCTCCACTGCAAAGAAAGCATGCTTCTTTACCAAG GGAAAGAGTGGTTGTATCGAAGGACGGTGATACTGATCAACATATTAATGACCAGGAGAGAAGTGCAGATTCTGTCGCCCGCACCACTGTGAGCCCTCCAAGGTCAGAAGACGACGACATGAGCGATGTGAAATCCACAAGCTTAAGCTCTCGGAGCTACCTGAAGAGTGCGAGCATAAGTGCTTCCAAGTGTGTCGTTGCCACGAAGAAACACCCGGAG GACGATGGAATCGCTGAGGAAATGGAAGGCGCCGTCAATGGATTGTCTGAAAAGGTCTCCAGGATGCACTCGTAA
- the LOC100279766 gene encoding Mitogen-activated protein kinase 12, with protein sequence MGGGGAIVHGFRRWFHRRSGSTSNQSSIAGDGEGEADGGSPDLEIVDDPDLLGLRAIRVPKRKMPLPVESHRKDSVEMEFFTEYGEASQYQIQEVIGKGSYGVVAAAVDTRTGERVAIKKINDVFEHVSDATRILREIKLLRLLRHPDIVEIKHIMLPPSRREFQDIYVVFELMESDLHQVIKANDDLTPEHHQFFLYQLLRALKYIHAANVFHRDLKPKNILANSDCKLKICDFGLARASFNDAPSAIFWTDYVATRWYRAPELCGSFFSKYTPAIDIWSIGCIFAELLTGRPLFPGKNVVHQLDIITDLLGTPSSETLSRIRNEKARRYLSCMRKKYPVPFTHKFRNADPLALRLLERLLAFDPKDRPTAEEALADPYFASLANVEREPSRHPISKLEFEFERRKLAKDDVRELIYREILEYHPQMLEEHMQGGEQISFLYPSGVDRFKRQFAHLEEHYSKGERGSPLQRKHASLPRERVVVSKDGDTDQHINDQERSADSVARTTVSPPRSEDDDMSDVKSTSLSSRSYLKSASISASKCVVATKKHPEDDGIAEEMEGAVNGLSEKVSRMHS encoded by the exons ATGGGCGGAGGGGGCGCGATCGTCCACGGCTTCCGCCGCTGGTTCCACCGCCGGAGCGGCTCCACCTCCAATCAGTCGTCCATCGCCGGCGACGGCGAGGGGGAGGCGGACGGCGGCTCGCCGGATCTCGAGATCGTCGATGACCCGGATCTCCTCGGCCTCCGCGCCATCCGCGTGCCCAAGCGCAAGATGCCGCTCCCCGTCGAGAGCCACAGGAAG GACTCGGTGGAAATGGAGTTCTTCACCGAGTACGGAGAGGCAAGCCAGTACCAGATCCAAGAAGTCATTGGTAAAGGCAGCTACGGGGTAGTTGCTGCAGCTGTAGATACCCGCACCGGTGAGCGGGTTGCTATCAAGAAGATCAACGATGTGTTTGAGCATGTCTCGGACGCCACACGCATACTGCGGGAGATCAAGCTCCTTCGGTTGCTTCGTCACCCAGACATAGTTGAGATTAAGCACATCATGCTCCCTCCATCTCGGAGGGAGTTCCAAGATATTTATGTTGTTTTTGAGCTCATGGAGTCTGATCTCCATCAAGTGATCAAGGCCAATGATGACCTCACCCCTGAACATCACCAGTTTTTCCTGTACCAACTTCTTCGTGCTCTCAAGTACATCCATGCTG CTAATGTATTTCATCGTGACCTAAAGCCCAAGAATATACTGGCTAACTCGGACTGCAAACTGAAAATATGTGACTTTGGTCTTGCCCGTGCATCATTTAATGATGCCCCTTCAGCTATATTTTGGACA GATTATGTGGCAACGAGGTGGTACCGGGCACCTGAACTATGTGGTTCTTTTTTCTCCAAA TACACTCCTGCAATTGATATTTGGAGCATTGGGTGCATATTTGCTGAACTTCTCACTGGAAGGCCACTATTTCCTGGGAAGAATGTTGTACACCAATTAGATATTATAACAGATCTTCTTGGAACTCCATCATCTGAGACCTTATCTCGG ATCCGAAATGAGAAGGCCAGGAGATACTTAAGCTGCATGCGGAAAAAATATCCCGTGCCCTTTACTCATAAATTTCGAAATGCCGATCCTTTGGCTCTTCGTCTTTTAGAGCGTTTACTTGCATTTGATCCTAAAGATCGGCCTACTGCAGAAGAG GCTCTAGCTGATCCATACTTTGCATCCCTTGCTAATGTGGAACGTGAGCCATCAAGACACCCAATTTCTAAACTTGAGTTTGAATTTGAAAGAAGGAAGCTGGCCAAAGATGATGTTAGAGAATTGATCTATCGAGAG ATTTTGGAGTATCATCCACAGATGCTGGAGGAGCACATGCAAGGTGGAGAACAGATTAGCTTCCTCTACCCGAG TGGAGTTGATCGGTTCAAACGGCAGTTTGCACATCTTGAGGAGCATTATAGCAAGGGAGAAAGAGGTTCTCCACTGCAAAGAAAGCATGCTTCTTTACCAAG GGAAAGAGTGGTTGTATCGAAGGACGGTGATACTGATCAACATATTAATGACCAGGAGAGAAGTGCAGATTCTGTCGCCCGCACCACTGTGAGCCCTCCAAGGTCAGAAGACGACGACATGAGCGATGTGAAATCCACAAGCTTAAGCTCTCGGAGCTACCTGAAGAGTGCGAGCATAAGTGCTTCCAAGTGTGTCGTTGCCACGAAGAAACACCCGGAG GACGATGGAATCGCTGAGGAAATGGAAGGCGCCGTCAATGGATTGTCTGAAAAGGTCTCCAGGATGCACTCGTAA
- the LOC100279766 gene encoding mitogen-activated protein kinase 12 isoform X1, with protein sequence MLLPLSSNACAVSLVLDSVEMEFFTEYGEASQYQIQEVIGKGSYGVVAAAVDTRTGERVAIKKINDVFEHVSDATRILREIKLLRLLRHPDIVEIKHIMLPPSRREFQDIYVVFELMESDLHQVIKANDDLTPEHHQFFLYQLLRALKYIHAANVFHRDLKPKNILANSDCKLKICDFGLARASFNDAPSAIFWTDYVATRWYRAPELCGSFFSKYTPAIDIWSIGCIFAELLTGRPLFPGKNVVHQLDIITDLLGTPSSETLSRIRNEKARRYLSCMRKKYPVPFTHKFRNADPLALRLLERLLAFDPKDRPTAEEALADPYFASLANVEREPSRHPISKLEFEFERRKLAKDDVRELIYREILEYHPQMLEEHMQGGEQISFLYPSGVDRFKRQFAHLEEHYSKGERGSPLQRKHASLPRERVVVSKDGDTDQHINDQERSADSVARTTVSPPRSEDDDMSDVKSTSLSSRSYLKSASISASKCVVATKKHPEDDGIAEEMEGAVNGLSEKVSRMHS encoded by the exons ATGCTACTGCCTCTTTCAAGCAACGCGTGCGCAGTCTCTCTTGTTCTG GACTCGGTGGAAATGGAGTTCTTCACCGAGTACGGAGAGGCAAGCCAGTACCAGATCCAAGAAGTCATTGGTAAAGGCAGCTACGGGGTAGTTGCTGCAGCTGTAGATACCCGCACCGGTGAGCGGGTTGCTATCAAGAAGATCAACGATGTGTTTGAGCATGTCTCGGACGCCACACGCATACTGCGGGAGATCAAGCTCCTTCGGTTGCTTCGTCACCCAGACATAGTTGAGATTAAGCACATCATGCTCCCTCCATCTCGGAGGGAGTTCCAAGATATTTATGTTGTTTTTGAGCTCATGGAGTCTGATCTCCATCAAGTGATCAAGGCCAATGATGACCTCACCCCTGAACATCACCAGTTTTTCCTGTACCAACTTCTTCGTGCTCTCAAGTACATCCATGCTG CTAATGTATTTCATCGTGACCTAAAGCCCAAGAATATACTGGCTAACTCGGACTGCAAACTGAAAATATGTGACTTTGGTCTTGCCCGTGCATCATTTAATGATGCCCCTTCAGCTATATTTTGGACA GATTATGTGGCAACGAGGTGGTACCGGGCACCTGAACTATGTGGTTCTTTTTTCTCCAAA TACACTCCTGCAATTGATATTTGGAGCATTGGGTGCATATTTGCTGAACTTCTCACTGGAAGGCCACTATTTCCTGGGAAGAATGTTGTACACCAATTAGATATTATAACAGATCTTCTTGGAACTCCATCATCTGAGACCTTATCTCGG ATCCGAAATGAGAAGGCCAGGAGATACTTAAGCTGCATGCGGAAAAAATATCCCGTGCCCTTTACTCATAAATTTCGAAATGCCGATCCTTTGGCTCTTCGTCTTTTAGAGCGTTTACTTGCATTTGATCCTAAAGATCGGCCTACTGCAGAAGAG GCTCTAGCTGATCCATACTTTGCATCCCTTGCTAATGTGGAACGTGAGCCATCAAGACACCCAATTTCTAAACTTGAGTTTGAATTTGAAAGAAGGAAGCTGGCCAAAGATGATGTTAGAGAATTGATCTATCGAGAG ATTTTGGAGTATCATCCACAGATGCTGGAGGAGCACATGCAAGGTGGAGAACAGATTAGCTTCCTCTACCCGAG TGGAGTTGATCGGTTCAAACGGCAGTTTGCACATCTTGAGGAGCATTATAGCAAGGGAGAAAGAGGTTCTCCACTGCAAAGAAAGCATGCTTCTTTACCAAG GGAAAGAGTGGTTGTATCGAAGGACGGTGATACTGATCAACATATTAATGACCAGGAGAGAAGTGCAGATTCTGTCGCCCGCACCACTGTGAGCCCTCCAAGGTCAGAAGACGACGACATGAGCGATGTGAAATCCACAAGCTTAAGCTCTCGGAGCTACCTGAAGAGTGCGAGCATAAGTGCTTCCAAGTGTGTCGTTGCCACGAAGAAACACCCGGAG GACGATGGAATCGCTGAGGAAATGGAAGGCGCCGTCAATGGATTGTCTGAAAAGGTCTCCAGGATGCACTCGTAA